One window from the genome of Molothrus ater isolate BHLD 08-10-18 breed brown headed cowbird chromosome 5, BPBGC_Mater_1.1, whole genome shotgun sequence encodes:
- the C5H12orf50 gene encoding uncharacterized protein C12orf50 homolog: MEKQNYSKFSCFWETEPVGCRRISCDFFHRKPRNINGLYLPPSNNVPLKQDVQGGILHPTHRQDSLRNQDNVLVPIHPPLIINLSDEEDDEEDDEDDDDEEDSYVSSWMPKTVIDIEEERAIRDICYKSGEYYGIQNPYKHQSTKTVSSPWQDESLPLETTEQNLQKGDGNTIPTRFNNTRKEKESSERRLSIESIPRTDHKSFDSGETNNTELVKNHHFKEVKENKRISEERRNSANAVTGKGIHTPDPKGKPGYQQRGQSKEDDTASSSPYGRDTGRYTHLNSPEPRRSAYVVYRTVTQKPKFSGPTAVPESYGQKGSKQKNQPDTNRRFWTQTGNYGKYTSGSSNSPAWRKRNPQAKPFSKFKITTQQSKEDMEVNKKGEKETSKGK, translated from the exons ATGGAGAAG CAAAACTACAGCAAGTTTTCCTGTTTCTGGGAGACAGAGCCCGTAGGCTGTAGGAGGATAAGCTGTGACTTCTTTCACAGAAAACCCCGTAATATAAATGGACTTTATTTGCCACCTAGTAACA ATGTCCCATTGAAACAGGATGTCCAAGGAGGCATTCTGCATCCAACCCATCGTCAGGACTCACTCAGAAATCAAGACAATGTTTTAGTACCAATTCATCCTCCACTGATTATAAACCTCAGTGATGAAGAGGATGATGAAGaggatgatgaagatgatgatgatgaggaagACAGCT ATGTTTCTAGCTGGATGCCTAAGACTGTTATAGATATTGAAGAGGAAAGAGCAATAAGGGATATATGCTATAAATCTG GAGAGTACTATGGGATTCAGAACCCTTACAAACACCAATCAACAAAAACTGTGTCTTCACCGTGGCAAGATGAGTCATTACCCTTGGAAACTACTGAGCAAAACTTGCAGAAAG GTGATGGTAACACGATTCCTACCAGATTTAATaatacaagaaaagaaaaggagagttCAGAAAGAAGATTATCAATAGAGAGTATTCCCAGAACAGACCATAAATCCTTTGACAGTGGAG AAACAAACAACACTGAACTGGTAAAGAACCACCACTTTAAGGaagtaaaggaaaataaaaggatttctGAGGAGCGAAGAAATTCAGCTAATGCAGTAACTGGCAaag GAATTCATACTCCAGACCCCAAAGGAAAACCAGGTTATCAACAAAGGGGTCAAAGTAAGGAGGATGACACTGCTTCTTCCAGTCCATATGGGAGAGACACTGGAAGATACACTCATTTAAATTCTCCAGAACCTCGACGATCAGCTTATGTCGTCTACCGGACTGTCACTCAAAAACCAAAATTCAGTGGACCTACAG CAGTACCTGAGTCCTATGGTCAGAAAGGCTCCAAACAAAAGAATCAGCCTGACACCAATAGGAGATTTTGGACACAAACAGGAAACTATG GCAAATATACTTCAGGATCTTCTAATTCACCAGCttggaggaaaagaaatccaCAAGCAAAACCATtctctaaatttaaaataactacTCAG CAGAGTAAAGAAGACATGGAAGtgaataaaaaaggagaaaaagaaacatctaAAGGGAAATAA